The following coding sequences lie in one Salvelinus fontinalis isolate EN_2023a unplaced genomic scaffold, ASM2944872v1 scaffold_1560, whole genome shotgun sequence genomic window:
- the LOC129849601 gene encoding thyroglobulin-like isoform X2 has product MKLLHILCFCLAVLASTWAETGGVGRHRNGGITRPKTPCERARDAVKNGLIGADIPTCDDDVEYTHEQCSGSTGYCWCVNSSGQKVPGTETRPGTARINCATQNGMMRPKTPCEIARDTAMKIVRLGVYVPTCDNDGQYTPEQCRASTGYCWCVNSTGQKIQGTETPPGTAIINCATQNGMMRPKTPCEIARDTAMKIVRLGVYVPTCDNDGQYTPEQCRASTGYCWCVNSTGQKIQGTETPPGTAIINCATQNGMMRPKTPCEIARDTAMKIVRLGVYVPTCDNDGQYTPEQCRASTGYCWCVNSTGQKILGTETLPGTARINCATQNGMMRPKTPCEIARDTAMKIVRLGVYVPTCDNDGQYTPEQCRASTGYCWCVNSTGQKIQGTETPPGTAIINCATQNGMMRPKTPCEIARDTAMKIVRLGVYVPTCDNDGQYTPEQCRASTGYCWCVNSTGQKIQGTETPPGTAIINCATQNGMIRPKTPCEIARDTAMKIVRLGVYVPTCDNDGQYTPEQCRASTGYCWCVNSSGQKILGTETPPGTARINCATQRPIGEQGPIGDATQDSRCSQSFRDVCPAMLLSVCEQFWTEDPGY; this is encoded by the exons atgaagctACTACATATCCTCTGCTTCTGCCTGGCTGTCCTCGCCTCCACTTGG gctgagacaggaggggttgggagacatAGGAATG GTGGTATTACACGACCCAAGACCCCCTGTGAGCGTGCAAGAGATGCTGTGAAAAATGGACTAATTGGAGCTGACATCCCCACTTGTGATGACGATGTAGAATACACCCATGAGCAATGTTCAGGCTCTACAG GTTACTGTTGGTGTGTGAACAGTTCTGGACAGAAGGTCCCGGGTACTGAAACTCGACCAGGCACTGCTAGAATCAACTGTGCCACACAGA ATGGTATGATGCGACCCAAGACCCCCTGTGAGATTGCTAGAGATACTGCGATGAAAATAGTCAGGCTTGGAGTCTACGTCCCCACATGTGACAACGATGGACAATACACCCCTGAGCAATGCAGGGCCTCTACag GTTACTGTTGGTGTGTGAACAGTACTGGACAGAAGATCCAGGGTACTGAGACTCCACCAGGAACTGCTATAATCAACTGTGCCACACAGA ATGGTATGATGCGACCCAAGACTCCCTGTGAGATTGCTAGAGATACTGCGATGAAAATAGTCAGGCTTGGAGTCTACGTCCCCACGTGTGACAACGATGGACAATACACCCCTGAGCAATGCAGGGCCTCTACag GTTACTGTTGGTGTGTGAACAGTACTGGACAGAAGATCCAGGGTACTGAGACTCCACCAGGAACTGCTATAATCAACTGTGCCACACAGA ATGGTATGATGCGACCCAAGACTCCCTGTGAGATTGCTAGAGATACTGCGATGAAAATAGTCAGGCTTGGAGTCTACGTCCCCACGTGTGACAACGATGGACAATACACCCCTGAGCAATGCAGGGCCTCTACag GTTACTGTTGGTGTGTGAACAGTACTGGACAGAAGATCCTGGGTACTGAGACTCTACCAGGCACTGCTAGAATCAACTGTGCCACACAGA ATGGTATGATGCGACCCAAGACTCCCTGTGAGATTGCTAGAGATACTGCGATGAAAATAGTCAGGCTTGGAGTCTACGTCCCCACGTGTGACAACGATGGACAATACACCCCTGAGCAATGCAGGGCCTCTACag GTTACTGTTGGTGTGTGAACAGTACTGGACAGAAGATCCAGGGTACTGAGACTCCACCAGGAACTGCTATAATCAACTGTGCCACACAGA ATGGTATGATGCGACCCAAGACTCCCTGTGAGATTGCTAGAGATACTGCGATGAAAATAGTCAGGCTTGGAGTCTACGTCCCCACGTGTGACAACGATGGACAATACACCCCTGAGCAATGCAGGGCCTCTACag GTTACTGTTGGTGTGTGAACAGTACTGGACAGAAGATCCAGGGTACTGAGACTCCACCAGGAACTGCTATAATCAACTGTGCCACACAGA ATGGTATGATACGACCCAAGACTCCCTGTGAGATTGCTAGAGATACTGCGATGAAAATAGTCAGGCTTGGAGTCTACGTCCCCACGTGTGACAACGATGGACAATACACCCCTGAGCAATGCAGGGCCTCTACag GTTACTGTTGGTGTGTGAACAGTTCTGGACAGAAGATCCTGGGTACTGAGACTCCACCAGGCACTGCTAGAATCAACTGTGCCACACAGA ggcccattggggaacagggtcccataggGGATGCAACCCAAGATTCCAGATGCAGCCAAAGCTTCCGGGATGTTTGTCCAGCAAT GTTACTGTCGGTGTGTGAACAGTTCTGGACAGAAGATCCAGGGTACTGA
- the LOC129849601 gene encoding thyroglobulin-like isoform X3 — protein sequence MKLLHILCFCLAVLASTWAETGGVGRHRNGGITRPKTPCERARDAVKNGLIGADIPTCDDDVEYTHEQCSGSTGYCWCVNSSGQKVPGTETRPGTARINCATQNGMMRPKTPCEIARDTAMKIVRLGVYVPTCDNDGQYTPEQCRASTGYCWCVNSTGQKIQGTETPPGTAIINCATQNGMMRPKTPCEIARDTAMKIVRLGVYVPTCDNDGQYTPEQCRASTGYCWCVNSTGQKIQGTETPPGTAIINCATQNGMMRPKTPCEIARDTAMKIVRLGVYVPTCDNDGQYTPEQCRASTGYCWCVNSTGQKILGTETLPGTARINCATQNGMMRPKTPCEIARDTAMKIVRLGVYVPTCDNDGQYTPEQCRASTGYCWCVNSTGQKIQGTETPPGTAIINCATQNGMMRPKTPCEIARDTAMKIVRLGVYVPTCDNDGQYTPEQCRASTGYCWCVNSTGQKIQGTETPPGTAIINCATQNGMMRPRTPCEIARDTAMKIVRLGVYVANLLLSVCEQFWTEDPGY from the exons atgaagctACTACATATCCTCTGCTTCTGCCTGGCTGTCCTCGCCTCCACTTGG gctgagacaggaggggttgggagacatAGGAATG GTGGTATTACACGACCCAAGACCCCCTGTGAGCGTGCAAGAGATGCTGTGAAAAATGGACTAATTGGAGCTGACATCCCCACTTGTGATGACGATGTAGAATACACCCATGAGCAATGTTCAGGCTCTACAG GTTACTGTTGGTGTGTGAACAGTTCTGGACAGAAGGTCCCGGGTACTGAAACTCGACCAGGCACTGCTAGAATCAACTGTGCCACACAGA ATGGTATGATGCGACCCAAGACCCCCTGTGAGATTGCTAGAGATACTGCGATGAAAATAGTCAGGCTTGGAGTCTACGTCCCCACATGTGACAACGATGGACAATACACCCCTGAGCAATGCAGGGCCTCTACag GTTACTGTTGGTGTGTGAACAGTACTGGACAGAAGATCCAGGGTACTGAGACTCCACCAGGAACTGCTATAATCAACTGTGCCACACAGA ATGGTATGATGCGACCCAAGACTCCCTGTGAGATTGCTAGAGATACTGCGATGAAAATAGTCAGGCTTGGAGTCTACGTCCCCACGTGTGACAACGATGGACAATACACCCCTGAGCAATGCAGGGCCTCTACag GTTACTGTTGGTGTGTGAACAGTACTGGACAGAAGATCCAGGGTACTGAGACTCCACCAGGAACTGCTATAATCAACTGTGCCACACAGA ATGGTATGATGCGACCCAAGACTCCCTGTGAGATTGCTAGAGATACTGCGATGAAAATAGTCAGGCTTGGAGTCTACGTCCCCACGTGTGACAACGATGGACAATACACCCCTGAGCAATGCAGGGCCTCTACag GTTACTGTTGGTGTGTGAACAGTACTGGACAGAAGATCCTGGGTACTGAGACTCTACCAGGCACTGCTAGAATCAACTGTGCCACACAGA ATGGTATGATGCGACCCAAGACTCCCTGTGAGATTGCTAGAGATACTGCGATGAAAATAGTCAGGCTTGGAGTCTACGTCCCCACGTGTGACAACGATGGACAATACACCCCTGAGCAATGCAGGGCCTCTACag GTTACTGTTGGTGTGTGAACAGTACTGGACAGAAGATCCAGGGTACTGAGACTCCACCAGGAACTGCTATAATCAACTGTGCCACACAGA ATGGTATGATGCGACCCAAGACTCCCTGTGAGATTGCTAGAGATACTGCGATGAAAATAGTCAGGCTTGGAGTCTACGTCCCCACGTGTGACAACGATGGACAATACACCCCTGAGCAATGCAGGGCCTCTACag GTTACTGTTGGTGTGTGAACAGTACTGGACAGAAGATCCAGGGTACTGAGACTCCACCAGGAACTGCTATAATCAACTGTGCCACACAGA ATGGTATGATGCGACCCAGGACTCCCTGTGAGATTGCTAGAGATACTGCGATGAAAATAGTCAGGCTTGGAGTCTACGtcgccaattt GTTACTGTCGGTGTGTGAACAGTTCTGGACAGAAGATCCAGGGTACTGA
- the LOC129849601 gene encoding thyroglobulin-like isoform X1 encodes MKLLHILCFCLAVLASTWAETGGVGRHRNGGITRPKTPCERARDAVKNGLIGADIPTCDDDVEYTHEQCSGSTGYCWCVNSSGQKVPGTETRPGTARINCATQNGMMRPKTPCEIARDTAMKIVRLGVYVPTCDNDGQYTPEQCRASTGYCWCVNSTGQKIQGTETPPGTAIINCATQNGMMRPKTPCEIARDTAMKIVRLGVYVPTCDNDGQYTPEQCRASTGYCWCVNSTGQKIQGTETPPGTAIINCATQNGMMRPKTPCEIARDTAMKIVRLGVYVPTCDNDGQYTPEQCRASTGYCWCVNSTGQKILGTETLPGTARINCATQNGMMRPKTPCEIARDTAMKIVRLGVYVPTCDNDGQYTPEQCRASTGYCWCVNSTGQKIQGTETPPGTAIINCATQNGMMRPKTPCEIARDTAMKIVRLGVYVPTCDNDGQYTPEQCRASTGYCWCVNSTGQKIQGTETPPGTAIINCATQNGMIRPKTPCEIARDTAMKIVRLGVYVPTCDNDGQYTPEQCRASTGYCWCVNSSGQKILGTETPPGTARINCATQNGMMRPRTPCEIARDTAMKIVRLGVYVANLLLSVCEQFWTEDPGY; translated from the exons atgaagctACTACATATCCTCTGCTTCTGCCTGGCTGTCCTCGCCTCCACTTGG gctgagacaggaggggttgggagacatAGGAATG GTGGTATTACACGACCCAAGACCCCCTGTGAGCGTGCAAGAGATGCTGTGAAAAATGGACTAATTGGAGCTGACATCCCCACTTGTGATGACGATGTAGAATACACCCATGAGCAATGTTCAGGCTCTACAG GTTACTGTTGGTGTGTGAACAGTTCTGGACAGAAGGTCCCGGGTACTGAAACTCGACCAGGCACTGCTAGAATCAACTGTGCCACACAGA ATGGTATGATGCGACCCAAGACCCCCTGTGAGATTGCTAGAGATACTGCGATGAAAATAGTCAGGCTTGGAGTCTACGTCCCCACATGTGACAACGATGGACAATACACCCCTGAGCAATGCAGGGCCTCTACag GTTACTGTTGGTGTGTGAACAGTACTGGACAGAAGATCCAGGGTACTGAGACTCCACCAGGAACTGCTATAATCAACTGTGCCACACAGA ATGGTATGATGCGACCCAAGACTCCCTGTGAGATTGCTAGAGATACTGCGATGAAAATAGTCAGGCTTGGAGTCTACGTCCCCACGTGTGACAACGATGGACAATACACCCCTGAGCAATGCAGGGCCTCTACag GTTACTGTTGGTGTGTGAACAGTACTGGACAGAAGATCCAGGGTACTGAGACTCCACCAGGAACTGCTATAATCAACTGTGCCACACAGA ATGGTATGATGCGACCCAAGACTCCCTGTGAGATTGCTAGAGATACTGCGATGAAAATAGTCAGGCTTGGAGTCTACGTCCCCACGTGTGACAACGATGGACAATACACCCCTGAGCAATGCAGGGCCTCTACag GTTACTGTTGGTGTGTGAACAGTACTGGACAGAAGATCCTGGGTACTGAGACTCTACCAGGCACTGCTAGAATCAACTGTGCCACACAGA ATGGTATGATGCGACCCAAGACTCCCTGTGAGATTGCTAGAGATACTGCGATGAAAATAGTCAGGCTTGGAGTCTACGTCCCCACGTGTGACAACGATGGACAATACACCCCTGAGCAATGCAGGGCCTCTACag GTTACTGTTGGTGTGTGAACAGTACTGGACAGAAGATCCAGGGTACTGAGACTCCACCAGGAACTGCTATAATCAACTGTGCCACACAGA ATGGTATGATGCGACCCAAGACTCCCTGTGAGATTGCTAGAGATACTGCGATGAAAATAGTCAGGCTTGGAGTCTACGTCCCCACGTGTGACAACGATGGACAATACACCCCTGAGCAATGCAGGGCCTCTACag GTTACTGTTGGTGTGTGAACAGTACTGGACAGAAGATCCAGGGTACTGAGACTCCACCAGGAACTGCTATAATCAACTGTGCCACACAGA ATGGTATGATACGACCCAAGACTCCCTGTGAGATTGCTAGAGATACTGCGATGAAAATAGTCAGGCTTGGAGTCTACGTCCCCACGTGTGACAACGATGGACAATACACCCCTGAGCAATGCAGGGCCTCTACag GTTACTGTTGGTGTGTGAACAGTTCTGGACAGAAGATCCTGGGTACTGAGACTCCACCAGGCACTGCTAGAATCAACTGTGCCACACAGA ATGGTATGATGCGACCCAGGACTCCCTGTGAGATTGCTAGAGATACTGCGATGAAAATAGTCAGGCTTGGAGTCTACGtcgccaattt GTTACTGTCGGTGTGTGAACAGTTCTGGACAGAAGATCCAGGGTACTGA